The sequence CAAGGTCGAGCCGATGAACATGTCGCAGGCGTAGTGGCCGGCCGCCTGGCAGAACGCCCGGTTGCTGCGCAGGCTGCCGTCCGGGCCGGTGAAGAACACGTCGGAGCGCGCGCGGATGTAGTCTTCCATGCCGAGCTCGGAGCCGAAGGAATGCACGGACTCGACCCAGCCCGCCTCGATCGCCGGGATCAGGGCCGGATGCGGGTTCAAGGCCCAGTGCTTGCCGATCTTGCCCTTGAGGCCGAGCGACTCGGCATAGGTCGGCAGCAGCAATTCGATGGCCGCGGTGTCGAAGCCGATGCCGTGGTTCAGGCGCTGCACGCCGTACTCGGCATAGATGCCCTTGATGGCCATCATCGCCATCAGCACCTGCACCTCGCTGATCTGCGCCGGGTCGCGCGTGAACAGCGGCTCGATGAAATTCGGGCGCGGCGCCTTGACCACGAAGCTGACCCAATCGGCTGGGATGTCGATGCGCGGCAGCGTGGTGGTCTTGCCATCGACCATCTCGTTGACCTGCGCGATCACGATGCCGCCCGAGAACGCCGTGGCTTCGACGATGGCGGGCGTGTCCTCGGTGTTGGGGCCGGTGTAGAGATTGCCCTCGGCGTCGGCCGCCTGCGCGGCGACCAGCGCGACCTTGGGTGTCAGGTCGACGAAATAGCGTGCGAACAGCTCGAGGTAGGTGTGGATCGCGCCGATCTCGATGCGCCCGGCCGACACCAGTTTGGCCAGCCGCGCGCCCTGCGGCCCCGAGAAGCTGAAGTCCAGCCGGGCGGCGACGCCGTTCTCGAAGATGTCCAGATGCTCAGGCAGCGCCAGCACCGACTGCACCATGTGCAGGCCGTGGACCCGCTGCGAATCGACCCCCACCAGTGCCTGCGCCAGGAAGTCGGCCTGCTTCTGGTTGTTGCCTTCTAGGCAGACGCGGTCGCCGGGCTTGAGCACTGCTTCGAGCAGGGCCCCGATGGCGCCAGTGTCGACGCGCTTGCCGGCGAGCCGCGTCCCGAGTGCGGCGGCGGCGCGCGCCAGCCGGGCGGCGCGATCGTCGGCCTTGGAGGTCCAGGAGCTGGGATTCATGGGAGGGTTGATGGGAGTGAAGTTCAATCGAAACAAGAGCAGCGCCTCACAGCACCACGAAGAGCAGCCACACAACCACGGGGGCCACCAGGGTCACGATGGCACCGTACACCATCAGCTGCCGGAAGAAAACGTCGCGGTCCACGCCCTTGGCACTGGCGAGCACCAGGGCGCCGTTGGTGGAGAACGGGCTGACGTCGACGATGGTCGAGGACACGGCCATCGCCGCGATGAAGCCGATGGCACTGACGCCGGTATCGCCCTGCAGGAACGGCACCGCCAGCGGAATCAGCGAGCCGAGCACGGCGGTCGACGAGGCGAAGGCCGAGACCACGGCGCCGACGAAGCACAGCAGCAAGGCGGCCACCATGGGCGAGGTGAGCCCGGCCACGCTGTGGCCAACGAAGTCGATGGTGCCCATCTTTTCCATCACGCCCACGTAGGTGCTGACACCCACGATCAGCATGATCTCCGGCCACGACACCTGGCCCAGGGCGCGCTTTTGCAGATTGGGCGCCATCAGCGTCAGCACGAGCCCGATGGTGATCGAGACGAAGCCGATGTCCTGCTTGAAGAACAGCGTCAGCACGGCCAGCGCCAGGAGGCCGACCACGGTCGCGACCTGATAGCCCCGCGAGCCGGGGTTCGTGGCTCCGGCCGGCGCCGACTCCATCAGCGAGTTCTTTGCCCCGGCTGCCGTGCGCCGCTCTTCGGGAAACGACTCGCCTTCGGCGTCGCCATACA is a genomic window of Variovorax sp. V213 containing:
- the mdcA gene encoding malonate decarboxylase subunit alpha; this encodes MNPSSWTSKADDRAARLARAAAALGTRLAGKRVDTGAIGALLEAVLKPGDRVCLEGNNQKQADFLAQALVGVDSQRVHGLHMVQSVLALPEHLDIFENGVAARLDFSFSGPQGARLAKLVSAGRIEIGAIHTYLELFARYFVDLTPKVALVAAQAADAEGNLYTGPNTEDTPAIVEATAFSGGIVIAQVNEMVDGKTTTLPRIDIPADWVSFVVKAPRPNFIEPLFTRDPAQISEVQVLMAMMAIKGIYAEYGVQRLNHGIGFDTAAIELLLPTYAESLGLKGKIGKHWALNPHPALIPAIEAGWVESVHSFGSELGMEDYIRARSDVFFTGPDGSLRSNRAFCQAAGHYACDMFIGSTLQIDLDGNSSTATLGRIAGFGGAPNMGADARGRRHASPAWLKAGREARAGRTGAAGTPRGQKLVVQMVETFREHMQPAFVDRLDAWTLQEQAGMDLPPIMIYGDDVSHILTEEGIANLLLCRSDAEREQAIRGVAGYTAVGLARDKRAVENLRDRGVIRRPQDLGIDPRQATRNLLAARSMRDLVRASGGLYQPPKRFRNW
- a CDS encoding SLC13 family permease, with amino-acid sequence MSSHWISIYALVGMFVLATVLPINMGVIAFVGAFLVGTLVAGMNTKAIMGGFPADLFLTLVGITYLFALAQNNGTIDWLVKLAVRAVRGRIAAIPWIMFFIAALLTAVGAVSPAAVAIIAPIALGFAAKYGINPLLMGLMVVHGAQGGGFSPISIYGGITNKIVAKAGLPLNEIATMLASLGVNLSVSLLLFFLMGGMKLMRQRANADGSAPFVQRVSHGQGGAQVYGDAEGESFPEERRTAAGAKNSLMESAPAGATNPGSRGYQVATVVGLLALAVLTLFFKQDIGFVSITIGLVLTLMAPNLQKRALGQVSWPEIMLIVGVSTYVGVMEKMGTIDFVGHSVAGLTSPMVAALLLCFVGAVVSAFASSTAVLGSLIPLAVPFLQGDTGVSAIGFIAAMAVSSTIVDVSPFSTNGALVLASAKGVDRDVFFRQLMVYGAIVTLVAPVVVWLLFVVL